In the genome of Roseovarius sp. Pro17, the window GGTCTGACTCAGAGTGCCGCTGTTGGACACGTTATCAAGATGATCATTGTCGATCAGCTTGTTGCTCTGGGCGTTGACCGTTGCGGAATCGTTACCGGCTCCGTTCAGGGCATCGTTCAGAATGTCCGACAGGTCCATGTCATCGCCGGGGTTATAATCGATGTCCCCCTTGGCCATGATAAAGTCACCGGCGGTCGACCCATACATGTCGATGTCCGCAAAGTCGTCGTCGGTGGGCATCCAGTCGGTCATGGCAATATCGACACCCACATGCACATCGGTATTCGACGTGTTGGTATTGTGGTTGCCGTTCAGGTTGCCGTTGGCGTTCAGGTTGCCATTGCCGTTCAGGTTACCGTTGGCGGAGGCGTTGGAGTTGGCATTGCCGTTGTGGTTGCCATTGCCATTCAGGTTGCCATTGCCATTCAGGTTCCCGTTTCCGTTCAGGTTACCGTTCCCGTTGTGGTTGCCGTTGTCGTTGTCGTTATCACTATGGGACGACTGCGCCTGACCCTGAAGCTGGGCCTGAAGCTCGGCTTGGGCCTGACCTTGAAGCTGGCCCTGACCTTGGTCTTGGTCCTGGCTTTGCTCGCCATGGCCGTGACCCCAGATGAGTGTGTTGAATGCGTTTCTGTTAGACATTTCCATATCTCCGATATGAACATCCAGCGAACCGCCACTCTATAAAAAGCGATCATCGCCCGGATGTTGTTTCTATCTATATTGGATTGATTTGATGGTGGCGGGCCGTGCCGCAGAGGACGATCTTGCTGTCTGTGCAGGCTTCGGGACGCACCTGTCTTCATATTTTCGTGATGATTCCCCCCCTTATACGGCGCGTCTCGCTTCTGGCCCCGAGACATGGCAAAACCTTGCAGTCACTGGTAAAAACAAGGGCCGAATTGGATGCGCTTGCTATGTGTTGCCGCAGCAGACTTGTGCGGTCCATTCATGATCATCCAATGGGGCGCATCTGAGAAGATGCTCAATATGGCTAGATCGGGAGCCATCCTAAGCCTTTGTAATCGGGTAATAATTTATAGAAATACATCCAAAGGTTTAGCTCGACACGAGGGATGCATAGCTGGCGCCCATGTGGCAATATGGCCAGTATTCATGGGGCGGCAGGTGCCGTAATGTTTAAATGACTACCAGCGCACCTATAAAAATTCGCCGGACATTTTCTAATCTTTGTGTTAAAGTTGCACGTATGTCTAAATAACTGAATGTCGTAGCTTTTCGATGTCAAATCATACCTAAATTGGGGCACGGCGCCCCGTTTCCAATCGTATCCCTTTTTGTCGTTAACACAGATTACGACACCAACCGTCAGTTCTGGATCACCATACGTTTTGTAATTGTTCAAATTTTTTAAATAAAAGTAAGTGTGTAAAATGGCAGATCATGCGCTTAACACTCCAAGAAATCATGTGGGCCTGTTTATAGGCAGCGGCCTGAACTTTTCCGATACGGTCATCAGGCTGGTCTGCGAAGAGATCCCCTGCATTACCTTCCGCCGAATTGACGCCTTTGCCGACCTGTTCGATCTCGCAGCGCCGGACGCATCCCATGTGCGGATGATCATTGTCGATGAGGGGAAGCTGCAACATTTCCAACAAGCGTTGCCCAAGATCCGGAGTCGATTCCCATATTGCCACTTGGTGCTGGCCTATCGCGACCGGACCACGGCCCTGCGCCTGATCGCGGACGTCCCGCAATTCCCTGGCTCGGAAGAGATCGGTTTTCTGCCGATGAAAGTCGAGATCGACCCTTGGCTCTCGGCGCTGCGCCTGCTGGTCTGTGGCGAGCGCTACATCCCGGCAGACCTGATCGACCTCCATCAGCTACCGCACGAACCGTGCGCCAGCACTTCGGCGTCTGCGGATGAGGTCAACCTGACGTCGCGCGAACGCCAAGTGCTCAGTTCCGCCGCCGAGGGCAAACAGAACAAGATTATTGCCGTTGATCTGGGTCTGTCCGAGCACACGATCAAGCTGCACATGCACCACATCATCGCAAAACTTGGCGTTTCGAACCGGACTGAGGCAACGCTTTGGCATTTGTCGCAAAAGCGCGCTCCGAACGGTCGCAGGCAATGAACGCCGCGCCCCCGCCCGAATTCGACGCATTTCTACTGCTGATAGGCAAGCTGAACTACGCTTGGGCGAATACCGAAAGCCTGCTGATCCATCTGATTGCCGGCCTCGGGAGAATGGACAAAGAAACAGCGACGATCGTTTTTCTGACGCTAAATACTGCCCGCGCACGCATCGACATGGTCGAACGCCTATCCAAACTGGACCGGACAGATAACGAACAGCGCGCCTCTGTGCTGGCGCTGACCCGGCGCATCCAGGGGCAGGCATCGCTACGCAACCGCTACAACCACTGCATCTATGCCTTCGACGGGGAGGGCGGCAATCCACGCACCATCCTGATGCGTATCGCTGACCGCAAGGACAGCCTGAAAATGGGTCAGATCGACCCCCTCGACGCGTCGGCCGCGGATGAGATCACCGCCACGATAGATGAACTGCGCCGCATCAATCGCGACATCTGGCGCATCATCGTAGATTTCGGCTATCCGCATTGACATCGCGCTGCGCGCCGGTTCTTGTCTCACTGGATATCCTCGGCGAAAGGACCGCTAAGATATTGCAGTGTTTGGGTAAAAACCAAATTTTCTGGTGATATGGCTCCCGTAGCCGAGCTTGGCCGGCAAGCTGCAAGGAACCTTGCGCTGTGTCGAACGATGCCACACATGATCAATGCACCCAAAATTTCGCACTCGGTTCGAACCAGTTTCAGGGGTCAAGACCAACCCCTCAGGTGACGGCGCCACAGCCCCGTCGCCGCGAGAGGCTAAGGCTGTTTCTCGGCCGTTTCGGGCTCGTCCACGTTTTCGCTCACCGGTTCGGCGTCCGCAATGATTTCGGCATCGACAACCCTCGCCACGTCCTTGGCGCTGTGATCTTCAAGATCGCCCATGATCAGGGGCAGCATCTCGATACCTGTCGGCGAGGTGATGTCGCCAACCGGAGGTGATTTCCACTCCAGCGTATCAAAGGCATGGCAATGTTCGCAGGCGGGCGCCCAATCGCCGTGGATGTTCTGGCAATTCCCGCAGATCCACTGCGGGCCGCGCGGCGCGGCGAGGGCGCGGGCCAACCATCCCTTGACCACTCGGTCAGGCGCGCCTTCGCCACGCTCGATCGCGGCCATGATGGTCAGAACGCGGGCGTCTGGATCTTTTTCGACCAGATCACCAAGGGCGCGACGGGCGGTGGGGAAATCCTCGGCAGCGAGGTTCAGCTCGGCCTCAACCAGCTTGGATTCGCGGTGATCGGGGCGCGTGCCGATTAGCTTGGCAAAGCGCTTGAGCCGCTGCTGGGGCGTCTCATCAGGCGCGATGGCGGCGAATGCAGCAGCGAGGTCGGGATGCGGTTGCTGCTCCCACGCCTTGCGGATAACGCGCGCGGCGTAGCGTGGCGCGCCCTGCGCGATGTAGCTCCGGGCAGCCATGACGGCGGCGGGTATCAGGTGTGGCGACAAACGATTCGCCTCTATGGATGCCTCGCGCGCCTCGACTGTCTTGCCCTCGACGGCGATGTCGCGCGCCTCAGACAGCGCCAGCACGGCATCGCGCCGCTTGTGAACGTCGCGCGGGATATTACCGTGCTTTAGCTTGGCATTCAGGGTCGAGCGCGCACCGGCCCAATCCTCCTGCCCCGTCTGCAGGCGCAGGAGGGTGTCCTGAATTTCAGGGTGCGCAGGCTTCAGGCCGAACGCGGTCTGCGCCAGTTTCAGCGCCGTTTCGGTGTCGCCGTCCGCCAGTTTCTGGCGCAGAATACCGCGCACGCCCACAAAGCGCGTGCGGTCGTCCTTGAGCAGGCGCTTATAAATTTCCTCGGCTTTGGCGCGGTTGCCCTGCATCTCGGCTGCCTGCGCGGTGACGAGGTTCGTCAGGGCAGGCTTGCGCAAATAGCGCTCGGCCTTGGCGGCGCGTGCCATGGCAACGTCGCCCTCTCCGGATGCCAGTGCCATCATGCCCTCGGACAGGGCGCGATACCCCTTTTCCTGCCGGTTACGGTCGAAATAACGCGAGAGCGCGGTTTCGTCCCCGTTGATGAACCTGAGCACCGCGATCAGCAATGTGGCCAGTTTCAGAAGCACCCAAAGGAAAAGGATCAGCAGCGCCAGCCCCATCACGGCCTTGAGCGGGGTCAGGTTCAGCTCGACCCCCGCCATGACGATGCGCACGCCGCCATCCAGCTCAAGCAGGTAGGAGGCGCCAAAGGTGACGAGCACCACCAGAGCCAGAAAAACAACGATCTTTATGATTGACCACAGCATTGAGGCGGGCCCTTTCAGTTCAATTTTGCGGCGAGCGCGTCATGGGCGGCAAGCGCCTGCATCCGGGCGCGCACATCGGCTGCCCAGTCGGCCAGCTCGGCCTTTGCAGGCTCCGGCAGCGCATCGATTTCGCTTAGGGCGCTGTCCAGCTTGCCTTGCCGGACGTCATCCTCAGCGCGCGACAGCACAGCGTCGACGCCCGGCCCCTCACGTCGCTCCAGCGAGCGCGCACCCAGTTGGTCTGACACGAACGACCAAAGACCTGCATTGTCGCCACCCTCGGTTTTGTCCCTGCGCGCTGCGGCCAGTGCGGCGCGGGCTGCGGGGGCGAAACGCTCTTGCAGCGCGGCCTGTGTCGGCACGCCTGCCTCTGCGACCTCCTGCAATGCGTCGTTCGCTGACATGCCTGCGCGTTCCAGATCGCCCAGCGCAGGTGCAAAGCCCGATCCGGTGTCCAGCGCCGTGCGGATGCGCGTCAGCGCAGCGCGGCGCAGTTCCTGCTGGGCCGAGGCGCGCGCGGCGTCTTCAAGCTGTTCCGCCTCACTTGTCAGGGCGTCGATGCGCGCGGTCTGCGCCGTCACAGCGTCGCGCAGCGCGTTCAGTTGACCGGGCGAAACGCCGCCATCCGCAGCTGGCTGCGATTCAAGCTGATCCATCCGCTTTGTCAGCGTGGCCAGTTGCTCCGTCAGCCCGGCCAGACCGCTTTCCAGCGCTTGTTGACTGCTTTCCAGACCACTCAGATCTGGACCATCAGGCGCGGTAGGTATGTCAGCGATCTGCTTTTGCAGCGCGTCAACGCGGCCTGCCTGATCATCCAGTCGCGCGGACAAATCCGTATTTGCGCCACCAGCGGGCAGCATGACGCCCATTTCTGGCAGAATGAAATACGCCGCCCCAAAGCCGATGGCGGCGGCGCACGCACCGCCCAAAAGCAATGGCAAGAACCCGCCGCGCCGCGCAGACTGGTTCGCCGTCTGGCTTGCGGGGGGCTGTGCGGGTGCCGGTTTGGGCGTATCAACAACGGGCTTTGCAGGCTCAGCCTTGGCCTCGGTCAGTTTCGCGGTTTCGGCGCTGGCCGAAGATCTGGCCGTCGACGTCTTGGGCACTGATGTGGCGGCGGTCTGACCAGTTGTCGACGACGCGCTTGGAGCGGGGCCACCCGCAGGCTTGGCGTCGCTGGTCTTCGGCGTTTCAGCAGCGGATTTTGGGGTAATTTCGCTGGTTTTGTCGACCGGTGCGCCCTGACCGGGCATGGCGGGATCAGGTTTGGCAGTCGTGTCGGCCTTGGATGTGCTCACGGCTGAGCCGGACGTTTTTGCAGTGGCGGCAGTTTTGGCCCCCGCAGGTTTGGTCGCAGCAGATTTGGACGCAGGGGATTTGGCCGGGGTCTTTTTCGTCGCAGTGGGTTTCGCGTTAACGCCGCTGCCCTTGTCGTCAGCAGCCTTGGCATTGCCATCGCTGCCGGTCCCGGCGCTTTTGCGTCCTCCAGATCCCTTGTTTTCTGCCACGTCGCATGCCCCTTTCGAATCTGACCGAATTGCTCAGCCTGACAACCTTACTGCGCGCGCTTTGTTCCCTCAAGGCGATAGGCCGCCGCCAACGCCAAGGGCCATACGCGTAGCATTCCTGCGGTATCCGGGCGGTCCGCCACCAACATTGTGTGCGCGGCCCCTTCGGGGACGAGCGCCGCCGCCGCTGCGCTGATCGCCAGCACCACGACCGGCGCGGCGGGCGCAGGTCCGTCGAACACCGCTGCCGCGCTGCGCGGTGAGAATACAGGTACAATCACCGGCGCAGTGCCCATCAGACAGGCCCGCGCGGCATCGCTGAGCGGTGCAGGTTGTTGGGTGTATAGTACTGCCTCACCGGCCACGATCCCTGCGTCGTTCAGCGCACCTGCAATGTCGGCAGCCGCATGCGCGCCGCGCAGATGCAGCATGGGGCCGCGCGCCTTGTCTGCCTCGATCCGTGCCAGCAGATCACGCGC includes:
- a CDS encoding response regulator transcription factor, giving the protein MGLFIGSGLNFSDTVIRLVCEEIPCITFRRIDAFADLFDLAAPDASHVRMIIVDEGKLQHFQQALPKIRSRFPYCHLVLAYRDRTTALRLIADVPQFPGSEEIGFLPMKVEIDPWLSALRLLVCGERYIPADLIDLHQLPHEPCASTSASADEVNLTSRERQVLSSAAEGKQNKIIAVDLGLSEHTIKLHMHHIIAKLGVSNRTEATLWHLSQKRAPNGRRQ
- a CDS encoding COG4223 family protein, with product MAENKGSGGRKSAGTGSDGNAKAADDKGSGVNAKPTATKKTPAKSPASKSAATKPAGAKTAATAKTSGSAVSTSKADTTAKPDPAMPGQGAPVDKTSEITPKSAAETPKTSDAKPAGGPAPSASSTTGQTAATSVPKTSTARSSASAETAKLTEAKAEPAKPVVDTPKPAPAQPPASQTANQSARRGGFLPLLLGGACAAAIGFGAAYFILPEMGVMLPAGGANTDLSARLDDQAGRVDALQKQIADIPTAPDGPDLSGLESSQQALESGLAGLTEQLATLTKRMDQLESQPAADGGVSPGQLNALRDAVTAQTARIDALTSEAEQLEDAARASAQQELRRAALTRIRTALDTGSGFAPALGDLERAGMSANDALQEVAEAGVPTQAALQERFAPAARAALAAARRDKTEGGDNAGLWSFVSDQLGARSLERREGPGVDAVLSRAEDDVRQGKLDSALSEIDALPEPAKAELADWAADVRARMQALAAHDALAAKLN
- a CDS encoding uroporphyrinogen-III synthase, whose translation is MPPTVLITRPEPYGAEFAATLRAQPGGDLAMVLSPALSIEGRGTVPDLTGYRWLIFTSRNGVRYFAAGSERRDIPAYAVGDATADEARSIGMDAISCGGDARDLLARIEADKARGPMLHLRGAHAAADIAGALNDAGIVAGEAVLYTQQPAPLSDAARACLMGTAPVIVPVFSPRSAAAVFDGPAPAAPVVVLAISAAAAALVPEGAAHTMLVADRPDTAGMLRVWPLALAAAYRLEGTKRAQ
- a CDS encoding heme biosynthesis protein HemY, translated to MLWSIIKIVVFLALVVLVTFGASYLLELDGGVRIVMAGVELNLTPLKAVMGLALLILFLWVLLKLATLLIAVLRFINGDETALSRYFDRNRQEKGYRALSEGMMALASGEGDVAMARAAKAERYLRKPALTNLVTAQAAEMQGNRAKAEEIYKRLLKDDRTRFVGVRGILRQKLADGDTETALKLAQTAFGLKPAHPEIQDTLLRLQTGQEDWAGARSTLNAKLKHGNIPRDVHKRRDAVLALSEARDIAVEGKTVEAREASIEANRLSPHLIPAAVMAARSYIAQGAPRYAARVIRKAWEQQPHPDLAAAFAAIAPDETPQQRLKRFAKLIGTRPDHRESKLVEAELNLAAEDFPTARRALGDLVEKDPDARVLTIMAAIERGEGAPDRVVKGWLARALAAPRGPQWICGNCQNIHGDWAPACEHCHAFDTLEWKSPPVGDITSPTGIEMLPLIMGDLEDHSAKDVARVVDAEIIADAEPVSENVDEPETAEKQP